From the Paenibacillus tianjinensis genome, the window TCTGCGCAGCGCCTCAGAAATACTGGAGGATTCCTCGGTGAGGATCTGCATCTTTTCGTCAATCTTGGTCACGTCGCCCTGGGGGATTGCAAGCTTCAGGCTGACCTTGTAATGATCCTCCTTCTCTCCGGGATCAATGCCAATCGCTACCACAAATATCCGCCGGTCAATATCCTTGTATTCACAGCCTGTTGTCAGACACAGTAGCAGGAGACCGATTCCTAACAGCAATCTCCTCACGGTTTCCGCCTCCTCAGCATGGTGTAACAGTAGAATAGCAGCATAATCAGCAGTAACTCCCCTAACCAGCGGGCAAGCAGAAACCATATGCCTAATATATTTAACTGGTATTGATCGAGCCTCATTAAGGTCAGGGTGATTGCACTGAACAAGCCGAGTATCGCTAGCTCCCTCCATTTTTTTGCCCTGGACTTCGGGTTTTTGGGGGAGGGGAACAGCCCAGTCAGCAGCTCCTTGCCTACATGCCAATGGATAATCACACTGGTCAGCGACAGATTAAGATAAGCAAAATAAAAAATAAACAGCATCCGCTCAATGATAAAGGTATTAATCCCGATACTGTCGGCCGTAGAAAACCACGTATAGACATGCCTCTCCACCGCAACCGTGCCGAAATAGCCTATTGGAACATAGAAGGTCAGCAGCAGCACTGCCAGTCCCTGAACCCCCAGGATCCAGCGGTGTTTCAGTCTCATCTTTGGCAGCACCCGGTTGAATACAGCCATATTGATGTAACCGCTGAAGGAAAAAGTGGCTGCGGCCATGCTTTTAACATCCGGCGCATGCGGAAAATAAGTGATGATCTGCAGAACCGCATCCCAGCTGAAATCCGGATTAGTCACCGCTTTAATAAGCGTATACAGGATTAAGGGCACACTGATTCCCAGCATCACCTCCAGCCCGTACAGCAGGGACAGAGAATCCATCCGGGCGCAAAAACAGACAACAACCAAAAAGCCGAGTACTACAAGGTAAGGGCCGGTATCGGGACTGATAAAACGCAGCGTAATATCGATAAACGACAGGATCGTAATCAGTCCGGCGGCACACCATAGTGCAGCAAAGATAATGATCAGCGGATTGATAACCCCTCTGGAAATGGCAGCGGTTAGAATCTCCTGTACATCTTTGCCCGGAAACTTTGCCATGAGTGCGGTGAACAGATAGACAAACACAGTTCCCAGCACTACTGCCGCAAGGATCGAGGTTTGTGCGCCCCTAAACCGTGCATCCATAAGTTCTCTCGGGACAAAGTTAATAATATTGATCAGGCTGTTCATTAAAAAAAGCCAGTAAAAATAGCGGCTCTGACCCATCAGCGCCCGCCGCCCTTCTGCCTGCCGGAGGTTCCGAGGCTGTCCAGGAAGAACATCCTGAAATACGGCTGCCCGAAGCTTCTCTGGCTGCACAGATACATTGTGAATCCGACCAGGCAGACCACGACACCGACCAAGCCGAGAACAGCTGCTGCTATAATAAACAAATATTTCAGCACACGGATCGAGAAGCTCATCATATTCAGGGGAATCATAAAATTGGAGATTGCCACCGCTGATACCAGGATGATCATAATATTGCCAACCAGCCCTGCCGCCGTTGCGGCCTGCCCGAGAATCAGACCGCCGACTGTCGTTGCCGTTGGCCCGATCGCACGGGGCAGCCGCAGGCTCGCCTCTGTCAGAAACTCCATCATGAGCAGCATAATCAGCACCTCCACAAAGGAAGGATAAGGGACGGTTGCCCGGCTCCCGGCAATCAGCAGCGCAATCTGCACACGAACAATTTCCGGATTATAGGAGGTAAAGGCTACATACAGCGCCGGCAGCCAGAGTGTCATGGCTACGCCTGTGATCCGCAGCAGCTTCAGGAACCGGCCGACAAAAGGAAGCTGGATCTTGTCATCCATCGCCACGAAGAAATCGTTGAAGATTACCGGCAACAGGATTGCGAAGCCTGTAGTATCCAGCATTACTGCAATTTTCCCCTCTGCCAGATTAAATACAACCCGGTCCGGCCTTTCGGTCACTATAGTTTTCGGAAAGATACGCATCTTGTCACCGCTAATGTATTTCTCCAGTTCCCCTGAAGCCTGTAAAAGATCTATTCGTAATGTCCCGAGCCTTTCGCGCAGCTCGTCCAGCACCTGATGGTTCACCCGGCTGTCATCGTAAAGAATGGCCACCTTGGTTCTGGAAATATTTCCGATCAGTATCGACTCCATTTTGAGTTCGGCGGATTGATAGCGCCGGCGGATCAGATTCAGGTTCACTGCCAGGTTCTCGGTCAGCGCATCCGATGGACCCTGTGTTACACTCTCCGTCATGTTCTCACTGACACTTCTGGTCTCCGCCTTCAGCGCCTCGAAGAAGCATAATTTCCCCTCGGTGTGGACACAGGCATAACCGCTTAGCATCAGCTCCAGTACATGCTTCCCTGTCTTTGCCTCTTCACTTCCGGGATAGGCGGCCAGATATTCTGCATAGACTGCCGGATTATCCATCTCATAAAAAGGCGCAATAATGCTCCGGTTAATGATCTGCGGGTCGGTGATGCTCTTGATATACAGCAAACCAGCCTTTCCCGAAGGCGCCGTCAGCACTCTTTCTTCCAGGTCCGCAAAATGGCTGAGCTGCTCTTTGATCCATTGTACGGATACTTCCTCCACGATCTGCTGCGCAGGCATCATTATCCTCCTCTGCCGAATTCTCCGGAAGCTGAACCTTATTTTGGCACAGCAGTTCTTATTTCATGCACCTGGGGCTGCCAGGTTTCTTTTACCAGTAATGTGGTAATAAATGAAATGAAATATTGCACATGGAGGGATTGGATAATGAATACATCGAACATGAACTCACAAGGTCTTCCCCAATTTCCGGAATCGTTATGGAGAGGTACGACTGAGCTGCCTTCCTTTCCGAGGCTTGCGGAAGACCATGTTACAGATGTGGCAATCGTAGGCGCGGGAATAACGGGAATTACGGCGGCCTATCTCCTTAGTAATGCAGGCTATAAGGTCACTCTGCTGGAGGCAGGAGAGATTCTAACCGGAACTACCGGATTTACCACTGCCAAGATCACTGCCCAGCACGGGATGATCTATCATGATCTGCTGAGTCATTTCGGTGAGGAGCAGGCGCGGGCTTACTTCCAATCTCATAGTGAATCGCTGGAGTGGATCCTTGCCACAGCCGGAGAGCTTGATCTGTCCTGCGGAATTCATCGTGAGTCCGCCTATCTTTATGCCGATCAGGGAGACGAAAAAGCGCTGAAGCAGCTTGAAAAGGAGTTCAAGGCTTACGAGAAGCTGGGTCTGCCGGGAGAATGGCTGGACCATGTTCCGCTGCCGCTGATGGCCGGAGGAGCCATTAAGCTGGCGGGGCAAGCACGTTTTCATCCTCTGGAATACCTTAAAGGGATGCTGCTGGCTGTCCTCGACAAAGGCGGCGTTGTCTACGAGCACACCACGATCGGCGAAAAGGTGGACAAAGGCGACCGCCTCACGCTGTACACCGAAGGCAGCGAGCATCAAATCCGCTGCCGTCATGCCATCTCCGCCTCCCATTTCCCGTTCTATGATGGAGGCGGGCTATACTTCACACGCCTGCATGCTGACCGCTCCTATGCTCTGGCAATCGAGCCGGAAACGGACTTTGAGGGCGGCATGTACCTCAGCGCCGGAAATCCTACACGGTCTCTGCGTGCCGTGGAATGGGGCGACAAGAGACTTGTGATTGTCGGCGGAGAGAACCACAAGACCGGACAGGGGATCTGCACCTTCGGCCACTATGAGAAACTGGAGCTGTTCGCCGGAGAATTGCTGGGGATTAAGCAAATCCCCTTCCGCTGGTCAGCACAGGATCTCGTTACGCTGGATAGAGTCCCTTACATCGGACGGGCAGGAGAGGATGAAGAGATCTATATCGCCACCGGCTACGGTAAATGGGGTATGACCAGCGGGACGCTGGCTGCACGTATGATCGCGGATCAGATTCAGGGGAAGACGAATCCATACAGCAGTCTGTACGATCCTTCCCGCTTCAAAGCGAACCCCGGCATCAAAAACTTCATTGTACAGAACGCCAATGTCGCCAAAGAGCTGGTAGCCGGAAAGGTTGAGATTATCCGCAAAAAGACAAGCGATCTTGCGCCGGATGAGGGCGCGGTTGTCTTTCATGACGGCAAACGCGTCGGTGCCTACCGTGACCCCGAAGGCCAGCTGCATCTGGTAGACCGGACCTGCACCCATATGGGCTGTGAATGCGAGTGGAATGACGGCGAACGTTCCTGGGACTGCCCTTGTCACGGCTCCCGCTTCTCCTATGAGGGTAAGGTGCTGGAGGGCCCGGCTACAGTGCCACTTACGAAGCTTACGCCGGAAAAGTGATTGTCCGCTTCCGCTCAGGTATAATAGGGTTGTAAAGGAACCTCAATAATAGAGCGATAGGGAGCGTGAAGAAAAGTCATGGATTTAAGAGGAAAAAGTATTGTGATCACAGGTGCCGGCAAAGGAATCGGCAAAGCATTAGCGATGGCATTAGCCAAGGAAGGTGCAAACCTGGGCCTGATCTCCAGAACATCTGCGGATCTGGAGGCACTGAAATCTGCCTTGACCGAAGTCTATGATGTCAAGGTAAGCATTGCTGTAGCCGATATTTCTGTACGTGAAGAGGCGGAGCGGGCCGTTGTCTCGCTGCAGCATGAGCTTGGTGCCTTCGATGCACTGATTAATAATGCCGGGATCGCCAAATTCGGCACTTTCCTGGAGATGGATCCGGCTGACTGGGAGAAGCACATGGAGGTCAATCTGTTCGGTACCTATTATGTTACCCGTGCAGCTCTGCCGGCCATGATTGAGCGCAGCGGCGGTAACATCATCAACATTTCCTCCACAGCCGGTGAACGCGGTTTTGCCACCGGTTCGGCCTACTGTGCCTCCAAATTTGCCCTCATGGGCATGACTGAAGCACTTGCCCAGGAGGTGCGCAAGCACAATATCCGGGTCGTGGCGCTGACGCCAAGCACGGTTAATACGGGTCTGGCCGAAAATGCGGGCCTCAAGATCGGCGATGAAGACCGGATGATGCAGCCGGAGGATGTAGCCGAACTGACCTTAGCGGCACTGAAGCTGCCGGACCGCGTATTCCTGAAAACCGCAGGCATCTGGACGACTAATCCGCAATAAATTAGCTTAGCTTAGCTGATACTTTGCGATACTTTGACTTTGAGGGGGAACTGCAATTATGCTGGTCGTCACCAATACAATAAAGGTCAAGGAAGGCCACGGGGCAACACTGGCCCAGCGTTTTGGAGTGGCAAACGGTGTACAATCCATGCCCGGCTTTGTCCGGCTGGAAGTATGGCACAGTGCCGCCAAAGAAGGCGTAGAAGAGCTGAAAATCTGCACCGTATGGGAGAACGAGGAAGCGTTCAAGGGCTGGACAGCCAGCCCCGCCTTCCGCGAATCACACCGCGGGGCAGGCGGAAATGAAGTCATCCTGGGCGCTTCGCTCGACAAATATGAGCTTGTAATCAGCCGCCAGCCGGAGCAATAAATATCCTCCTGCATACCGCAGCAGGTTAATACAAGAACAGGAACAGGGATGCCAGCCTTAGACCTTAGGTCTAAGCGAAGGCATCCCTGTTTGTTGTTCAGGCTTAAGCTGCAGCCTTAATAATGTTCATCGGCGCTGGCAGGCAGCGGTTTCTCCAGCTCCTGATGCTTGCCGGGCCAGAATGCCAGGCGGCCAAAGAGCACGGTAATCGCCGGCACCAGAAACGGCCGGACGATGAAGGTGTCCAGCAGCACCCCGATCGCGGTAATGATGCCAAACTGCACCAGTACTTGAATTGGCAGGCTAGCAAGGACAGCGAAGGTTCCTGCCAGGATAAGCCCGGCAGAGGTGATGACCGATCCGGTTTCATTAACCCCTTCGGCAATCGCCTGCTTCAGTGGCATCCGTTTGCGCTTCTTCCAGATGTTAGAGATCATGAAGATATTATAATCCTCACCGAGTGCAACCAGGAAGACGAAGGAATATAGCGGAATCGATCCCTGAATCGCATCGGCCCCCAGTACATAGTGAATGATAATCCAGCCGAGCCCAAGGGCGGAGAAGAAGGACAGAATGACGGTTGCCACCAGGTAGACGGTTGCCGTCACCGACCGCAAATAGATCAGCAGCAGCAGGGTAATCATTCCGATGACCACCGGTATGATCAGGTCGGTATCGCGTTCACCCAGCTCTTTGGTGTCATACTGGGTTGCCGTCTGCCCGCTGATCCATACACTGTCTTCCGCATGATCCAGGCCTGATTCAGCCAGCGCCTGCTCAGCTGTTTTCAGCAGCGCCGGAATATGGCTCATTGCCTCAAGTGAATACGGATTGCTCTTGAACTCAATATCAAAGCCTACAATATCTTTATTAACCGCACCCTGCTGCGGGTCGGATACCGTATCTATATAGGATATCCCGCCCAAAACAGACTTGAAATCCTCACCGCTTACTTGTCCTTGTGTATCAATGATCAGCTTGGCCGGCGCCAGCTCTCCGGGGGAGAATTGCGTGCCGATCAGATCAAAGCCTTGCCGGGATTCCATATCCTCCGGAAAAGAAGACAAAATATCATAAGTGAACTTAATCCCGCTGGAGAAGGAGGCCAGAATGCCAAGGCCAATAATGGTTACCGCCACAATCGTCCATGGACGGGAGACTACCAGGCCGCCGATTCCCTTTTTGCGGGTCTTGGGCTTTGGAGCCGGTTTGCCTTTGGCTCTTGCGCGCTCTGCTTCCATCTGCGGTGTGCGCGGCACAAATGGGAAGAACGACATCCGCCCGAAGATCGCCAGCAGTGCCGGCACCAGTGTCAGGCTGGCGATACCCATGATGAGAATGGATACGCTGAACGGAATTGCAAAGCGGTGATAGGCTCCATACTTTGCCAGCAGCAATGCAAACAGCGCAAGCACGACCGTGAAGCCGCTCATCGCAATCGCTCCGGAAGAATGGGTAATCGCGCTAAGCAGTGCGCGCCCTTTGTTCTCTTCCACTTTAAGCATCTGGCGGAACCGCGAGATCAGGAAGAGGCAATAGTCGGTTCCCGCGCCGAACAGCAGCACCGTCATGATCGACACGGCCTGGGAATCAACCGTAATCCAGCCCTCCCGGGCCATAAGTCCAAGCAGCGGACTGGTAACACCATAGGCAAATCCTACTGCTATAAGCGGAATCAGCGCCAGAATCGGCGAACGGTAGATCAGCAGCAGGAATACAAGCACAAGAACGACTGTCGCAATCAATAGGGAGACGTCCGCGTCCTTGAACAGCCCGGTTGCATCAATGGAGATTCCTACAGGACCGGATACCCGGAGGCTTAGTTCACTCCCGTCCACTTTGGCGGCCGCCGGATCATTTCCGGTCTCCTTACTAATCACCGATTTCATTTCCGTTATCGCTTCACCCAGCTGATCACTGTCTGCAGCCTTGTCAAAGAGCACCGGAGTGACCAGAGTACTGCGGTCCTCCGACAGTGAAGCCTGCAGCGCCTGCGGCGGCAGCTGCCCGAGCGGCGGCACATAATTCTGATGCGGAAGCGGCTGCTGCTCCAGCTTGCCGTATACCGCAATGATATGTACTAGATCCTCCTCTGATAATCCGCCTTCCCGATGCCATACCAGCAGTGCCGGGACACCGCTGCCGCTTGGAAACTCCTGCTCTGCAACAGCAGCTGCCCTGACGGACTGAGCAGTTTCGGGAAGATTTTGCGCATTGTTCAGTACCTGTGAATTTACGGAAGGCCACAGAACTGTAAGTATCCCCACCAGCACAATCCATATCAGCAGAGTGATCCATTTGGTAGTACGGCCTGCCACCCATTTCCCGTAGCCCGACATTTTAATCAATCCCTTCTTTACCCCGGTCTTCAAAAATGAGCCGCGGGTCATTTTATTACCCTTATCATATATACCCTAAAATTTTTAAGCAAATCTTTTTTTATACTGATACAAAAAACGCCCTTCTGTTCTTAGTAGTACAAGTCTACTGTGAGCAGAAGGGCGTGAGTCCTTACGGTAACTATTCTAATGAAATCGGGTTAGGCGGCTCTATCTTTAGCCTGCATCCGGCAGGTCATCGCCTGAGAATTGGCTGTTATAGAGATCGGCATAGAATCCGCCCTGTTCCAGCAGCTCGATATGCGTACCTTTTTCAATCACACTGCCCTGGTTCATCACCAGAATGAGGTCCGCGTCGCGGATGGTTGACAGACGGTGGGCAATAACAAAGCTTGTTCTGCCGGTCATCAGCGTCTTCATCGCGTTCTGGATCTGCACTTCAGTCCGGGTATCTACGCTGCTGGTCGCTTCATCCAGAATCAGAATCGAAGGATCAGCCAAAATTGCCCGGG encodes:
- a CDS encoding FAD-dependent oxidoreductase, producing the protein MNTSNMNSQGLPQFPESLWRGTTELPSFPRLAEDHVTDVAIVGAGITGITAAYLLSNAGYKVTLLEAGEILTGTTGFTTAKITAQHGMIYHDLLSHFGEEQARAYFQSHSESLEWILATAGELDLSCGIHRESAYLYADQGDEKALKQLEKEFKAYEKLGLPGEWLDHVPLPLMAGGAIKLAGQARFHPLEYLKGMLLAVLDKGGVVYEHTTIGEKVDKGDRLTLYTEGSEHQIRCRHAISASHFPFYDGGGLYFTRLHADRSYALAIEPETDFEGGMYLSAGNPTRSLRAVEWGDKRLVIVGGENHKTGQGICTFGHYEKLELFAGELLGIKQIPFRWSAQDLVTLDRVPYIGRAGEDEEIYIATGYGKWGMTSGTLAARMIADQIQGKTNPYSSLYDPSRFKANPGIKNFIVQNANVAKELVAGKVEIIRKKTSDLAPDEGAVVFHDGKRVGAYRDPEGQLHLVDRTCTHMGCECEWNDGERSWDCPCHGSRFSYEGKVLEGPATVPLTKLTPEK
- a CDS encoding 3-ketoacyl-ACP reductase, producing MDLRGKSIVITGAGKGIGKALAMALAKEGANLGLISRTSADLEALKSALTEVYDVKVSIAVADISVREEAERAVVSLQHELGAFDALINNAGIAKFGTFLEMDPADWEKHMEVNLFGTYYVTRAALPAMIERSGGNIINISSTAGERGFATGSAYCASKFALMGMTEALAQEVRKHNIRVVALTPSTVNTGLAENAGLKIGDEDRMMQPEDVAELTLAALKLPDRVFLKTAGIWTTNPQ
- a CDS encoding antibiotic biosynthesis monooxygenase, with protein sequence MLVVTNTIKVKEGHGATLAQRFGVANGVQSMPGFVRLEVWHSAAKEGVEELKICTVWENEEAFKGWTASPAFRESHRGAGGNEVILGASLDKYELVISRQPEQ
- a CDS encoding GerAB/ArcD/ProY family transporter translates to MNSLINIINFVPRELMDARFRGAQTSILAAVVLGTVFVYLFTALMAKFPGKDVQEILTAAISRGVINPLIIIFAALWCAAGLITILSFIDITLRFISPDTGPYLVVLGFLVVVCFCARMDSLSLLYGLEVMLGISVPLILYTLIKAVTNPDFSWDAVLQIITYFPHAPDVKSMAAATFSFSGYINMAVFNRVLPKMRLKHRWILGVQGLAVLLLTFYVPIGYFGTVAVERHVYTWFSTADSIGINTFIIERMLFIFYFAYLNLSLTSVIIHWHVGKELLTGLFPSPKNPKSRAKKWRELAILGLFSAITLTLMRLDQYQLNILGIWFLLARWLGELLLIMLLFYCYTMLRRRKP
- a CDS encoding spore germination protein — its product is MMPAQQIVEEVSVQWIKEQLSHFADLEERVLTAPSGKAGLLYIKSITDPQIINRSIIAPFYEMDNPAVYAEYLAAYPGSEEAKTGKHVLELMLSGYACVHTEGKLCFFEALKAETRSVSENMTESVTQGPSDALTENLAVNLNLIRRRYQSAELKMESILIGNISRTKVAILYDDSRVNHQVLDELRERLGTLRIDLLQASGELEKYISGDKMRIFPKTIVTERPDRVVFNLAEGKIAVMLDTTGFAILLPVIFNDFFVAMDDKIQLPFVGRFLKLLRITGVAMTLWLPALYVAFTSYNPEIVRVQIALLIAGSRATVPYPSFVEVLIMLLMMEFLTEASLRLPRAIGPTATTVGGLILGQAATAAGLVGNIMIILVSAVAISNFMIPLNMMSFSIRVLKYLFIIAAAVLGLVGVVVCLVGFTMYLCSQRSFGQPYFRMFFLDSLGTSGRQKGGGR
- a CDS encoding MMPL family transporter, with amino-acid sequence MSGYGKWVAGRTTKWITLLIWIVLVGILTVLWPSVNSQVLNNAQNLPETAQSVRAAAVAEQEFPSGSGVPALLVWHREGGLSEEDLVHIIAVYGKLEQQPLPHQNYVPPLGQLPPQALQASLSEDRSTLVTPVLFDKAADSDQLGEAITEMKSVISKETGNDPAAAKVDGSELSLRVSGPVGISIDATGLFKDADVSLLIATVVLVLVFLLLIYRSPILALIPLIAVGFAYGVTSPLLGLMAREGWITVDSQAVSIMTVLLFGAGTDYCLFLISRFRQMLKVEENKGRALLSAITHSSGAIAMSGFTVVLALFALLLAKYGAYHRFAIPFSVSILIMGIASLTLVPALLAIFGRMSFFPFVPRTPQMEAERARAKGKPAPKPKTRKKGIGGLVVSRPWTIVAVTIIGLGILASFSSGIKFTYDILSSFPEDMESRQGFDLIGTQFSPGELAPAKLIIDTQGQVSGEDFKSVLGGISYIDTVSDPQQGAVNKDIVGFDIEFKSNPYSLEAMSHIPALLKTAEQALAESGLDHAEDSVWISGQTATQYDTKELGERDTDLIIPVVIGMITLLLLIYLRSVTATVYLVATVILSFFSALGLGWIIIHYVLGADAIQGSIPLYSFVFLVALGEDYNIFMISNIWKKRKRMPLKQAIAEGVNETGSVITSAGLILAGTFAVLASLPIQVLVQFGIITAIGVLLDTFIVRPFLVPAITVLFGRLAFWPGKHQELEKPLPASADEHY